From Pseudomonas fluorescens:
GAAAGTGCCGGGGCATGTGGACGCTGTGTTGGCGGCGGCGCAGGCTTTGAACAAGGCCTGATCAGCAGCGCGAGCCACTGTAACGAGGGCGCTTGCTCCCGCTGGGCTGCGAAGCAGCTCCGATAAAAAGGCAGCAAGCGCCCTCGTCACAATTCGCCCTGCCGCTATAACAAAGGCGCCACCACCGGCTCCTGCCGCGGCCACGCGTCCAGCACCGCCTTGAACAGCGTTGCCAGGGGAATCGCAAAGAACACCCCCCAAAATCCCCACAACCCGCCGAACAACAATACCGCGCAGATGATTGCCACCGGGTGCAGGTTGACGGCTTCGGAGAACAGCAGCGGCACCAGCACGTTGCCGTCCAGGGTCTGGATAATCCCGTACACCGCCATCAGGTAGATGAACTGGTCGCTCCAGCCCCACTGGAACAGGGCGATCAATGTGACCGGTACCGTCACCACCACGGCGCCGACATACGGTACCACCACGGAAATGCCGACCAGCAAGGCCAACAGCGCTGCGTAGTTCAAGTCCAGGGCGATAAAGGCGATGTAGGTCACGCCCCCACAGATAATGATCTCAATGACCTTGCCCCGAATGTAGTTGGCAATCTGCCGGTTCATCTCCTCAGCCACCCGGGTAATCAGCGCCCGCTCGCGCGGCAGGTAGCCACTGACCCAGCGACCGATCATTGCGCGGTCTTTAAGGAAGAAGAACACCAGGATCGGCACCAGCACCAGGTAGATCATGATATTGACCAGCAGCGGCAGGCTGGACAGGGAAAAAGTAAGCGCCCATTGGCCGAATTTTCCGATCTCGCCACGGGCCACTTCGATGGCCTGTAGCACCTGCTCGTCCGATACCAGGTGCGGATAGCGCTCCGGCAACAGCAGCAACAGTGACTGCCATTTGGCGAGCATGCCCGGCAGCTCGTTGAACAGGGTGATCAATTGGTGCCACAACAGCGGTACCACGATCACGATAAAGACCAGCAGCAACCCCATGAACAAGGCAAACACCAAGCCCACCGCCGCCGCGCCCGGCAAGCGCAGACGCTCCAGGGTGGTAACCAGGCCTTGCATCAGGTAGGCCAGCACCATCCCCGCCAGCACCGGCGCGAGCATGCCGCCCAAGGTGAGTACGGCGGTGAACGCGAGGAAGAGCAGGACCGCCAGCACCACGGCTTCTTCATCGGAAAAGTAACGCTGAATCCAGTCTCGTAACACCTTGAACATCAATCAACCTCAGACAATGGGGGGCAAACGGCTCAGGCCTTGCGCAACCAGTAACAGTAGACGCCGGCTGCATCTTCTTCATGCAACAACGTGTGGCCTGCCAGTTTGGCAAAGGTGCGAAAGTCACGCTGGGAACCTGCGTCCGTGGCGATCACCTTGAGTATTGCGCCACTGGCCAAACGATTGAGTTCCAACTTGGCCTTGAGCAAGGGCAACGGGCAATTGAGGCCGCTGGCATCGAGTTCGGCATCAAAGGCTACAGCGTCGGTCATGGTTTTACTCCGGGCAGCGTTCGGGGTGCTTAGAATATCTGGTCCGAAGCTCAGTGTCCGGCTACAGTAAGCTCTTTGTCCAAAGGCTCTGTGCATGACTTTCTTGCGCCCCACCCTGCTGACGCTGGCTTGCCTGCTGGCCTCTCCAGGCTTCGCTGACGACCTGCCGTCACTTGGCGACGCCAGCTCTGCCATTGTCTCGCCACAACAGGAATACCAACTGGGTCGTGCCTGGCTGGCTTACCT
This genomic window contains:
- a CDS encoding AI-2E family transporter, whose product is MFKVLRDWIQRYFSDEEAVVLAVLLFLAFTAVLTLGGMLAPVLAGMVLAYLMQGLVTTLERLRLPGAAAVGLVFALFMGLLLVFIVIVVPLLWHQLITLFNELPGMLAKWQSLLLLLPERYPHLVSDEQVLQAIEVARGEIGKFGQWALTFSLSSLPLLVNIMIYLVLVPILVFFFLKDRAMIGRWVSGYLPRERALITRVAEEMNRQIANYIRGKVIEIIICGGVTYIAFIALDLNYAALLALLVGISVVVPYVGAVVVTVPVTLIALFQWGWSDQFIYLMAVYGIIQTLDGNVLVPLLFSEAVNLHPVAIICAVLLFGGLWGFWGVFFAIPLATLFKAVLDAWPRQEPVVAPLL
- a CDS encoding sulfurtransferase TusA family protein, with protein sequence MTDAVAFDAELDASGLNCPLPLLKAKLELNRLASGAILKVIATDAGSQRDFRTFAKLAGHTLLHEEDAAGVYCYWLRKA